One segment of Salvelinus alpinus chromosome 1, SLU_Salpinus.1, whole genome shotgun sequence DNA contains the following:
- the LOC139577912 gene encoding SUMO-conjugating enzyme UBC9-B isoform X3: MSGIALSRLAQERKAWRKDHPFGFVAVPTKNPDGTMNLMNWECAIPGKKGTPWEGGLFKLRMLFKDDYPSSPPKCKFEPPLFHPNVYPSGTVCLSILEEDKDWRPAITIKQPKQSGI; encoded by the exons ATGTCTGGTATAGCCTTAAGTCGTCTTGCACAAGAAAGAAAGGCCTGGAGAAAAGACCATCCTTTT gGGTTTGTTGCTGTGCCAACAAAAAACCCAGATGGAACAATGAACTTGATGAATTGGGAGTGTGCCATCCCGGGAAAGAAGGGG ACCCCATGGGAGGGGGGCTTGTTCAAACTCCGAATGCTCTTCAAGGATGACTATCCTTCTTCACCTCCCAAGT GCAAATTTGAGCCCCCTTTGTTCCATCCAAATGTATATCCCTCTGGTACAGTCTGTCTATCGATTTTAGAGGAGGACAAAGACTGGAGACCAGCCATCACTATCAAACAA